In Mesotoga sp. BH458_6_3_2_1, the following are encoded in one genomic region:
- a CDS encoding SDR family NAD(P)-dependent oxidoreductase translates to MKRFEDKVVMITGGSSGIGADSAIAFAEEGAKIIITDVDEAKGRSLANQINETGATAIFMKHNVANAKQTKEIIDKIVEKFGRLDVAFNNAGIGGPFHPLSEYPEEDWERVISINLLGVFYGMKYQIQQMLKQGGGAIVNNSSILGKVGFNNSSAYVAAKHAVVGLTKAAALEYSSKNIRINAVNPAFIKTPLLDNAGMKEGTEMYDMLVGLHPIGRLGNPREVTNAVLFLSSEEASFVHGESLMVDGGYTAK, encoded by the coding sequence ATGAAGAGATTCGAAGACAAGGTTGTAATGATAACGGGTGGCAGTTCTGGAATTGGAGCCGACAGTGCCATCGCGTTCGCAGAAGAGGGAGCAAAAATCATAATAACAGATGTAGATGAAGCAAAGGGAAGAAGCCTAGCCAATCAGATAAACGAAACCGGCGCCACAGCAATATTCATGAAGCACAACGTTGCAAACGCCAAGCAGACAAAGGAAATAATCGACAAGATCGTAGAGAAATTCGGTAGGCTTGATGTCGCATTTAACAACGCCGGAATAGGCGGGCCCTTTCATCCTCTGTCTGAGTACCCTGAAGAGGACTGGGAACGAGTGATTTCGATCAACCTGCTTGGTGTCTTTTACGGAATGAAATATCAGATTCAGCAGATGCTTAAGCAGGGCGGAGGCGCAATTGTAAACAACTCTTCGATACTTGGGAAAGTAGGTTTCAACAATTCCTCCGCTTACGTCGCCGCTAAGCATGCCGTTGTTGGATTGACGAAAGCCGCTGCGCTTGAGTATTCGAGCAAGAACATACGAATCAACGCTGTGAACCCCGCTTTCATCAAGACCCCGCTGCTTGATAATGCAGGCATGAAAGAGGGTACGGAGATGTACGACATGCTCGTTGGATTGCATCCTATTGGCAGACTGGGAAATCCTAGAGAAGTCACTAACGCCGTCTTGTTTCTTTCCAGCGAGGAAGCTTCCTTTGTTCACGGAGAGTCTTTGATGGTAGATGGTGGCTATACTGCAAAATAA